In Jejubacter calystegiae, the following are encoded in one genomic region:
- the pdhR gene encoding pyruvate dehydrogenase complex transcriptional repressor PdhR, with protein MAYSKIRQPKLSDVIEQQLEFLILEGTLRPGEKLPPERELARQFDVSRPSLREAIQRLEAKGLLLRRQGGGTFVQSSLWQSFSDPLVELLTDHPESQFDLLETRHALEGIAAYYAALRANEEDRARIRVCHEEIERAQKAGDLDVESSAVVKYQIAVTEAAHNVVLLHLLRCMEPMLAQNVRQNFELLYARREMLPLVSSHRARIFEAIMAGEPEQAREASHRHLSFIEEILLDRSREQSRRERSMRRLQQRKD; from the coding sequence ATGGCCTACAGCAAAATCCGCCAACCAAAATTATCAGATGTGATTGAGCAGCAGCTGGAGTTTCTGATTCTTGAGGGGACGTTGCGCCCCGGTGAAAAACTTCCTCCTGAGCGTGAGCTGGCTCGCCAGTTTGACGTTTCCCGCCCTTCACTGCGCGAGGCTATTCAGCGCCTTGAGGCAAAAGGGCTGCTGCTGCGCCGCCAGGGCGGCGGTACCTTTGTACAAAGTAGTCTGTGGCAGAGCTTCAGCGATCCGCTGGTGGAGTTGCTGACCGACCATCCCGAATCTCAGTTTGATCTCCTGGAGACCCGTCACGCGCTGGAAGGCATTGCGGCTTACTACGCGGCACTGCGCGCCAACGAAGAGGATCGGGCACGCATTCGCGTCTGCCACGAAGAGATCGAACGAGCCCAGAAGGCCGGGGATCTGGATGTTGAATCCAGCGCCGTCGTTAAATATCAAATCGCCGTGACGGAAGCGGCACACAACGTAGTACTGCTTCATTTGCTACGCTGCATGGAGCCGATGCTGGCGCAGAATGTTCGACAGAATTTTGAATTGCTCTATGCGAGGCGCGAGATGCTGCCTCTCGTGAGCAGCCATCGCGCCCGAATTTTCGAGGCGATTATGGCGGGGGAGCCGGAGCAGGCGCGTGAAGCCTCGCACCGCCACCTCTCCTTTATTGAGGAAATCTTGCTGGATCGCAGCCGTGAGCAAAGCCGACGCGAACGCTCAATGCGCCGCCTGCAGCAACGTAAGGATTAG
- the aceE gene encoding pyruvate dehydrogenase (acetyl-transferring), homodimeric type, translated as MSERLQNDVDPIETRDWLQAIESVIREEGVERAQFLIDNLLNEARKGGVSVAAGAGSTGYINSINVDDEPEYPGNLDLERRIRSAIRWNAIMTVLRASKKDLELGGHMASYQSSATVYEVCFNHFFRARNEKDGGDLVYFQGHISPGVYARAFLEGRLTEEQMNNFRQEVHGNGLSSYPHPKLMPEFWQFPTVSMGLGPIGAIYQAKFLKYLEHRGLKDTSAQTVYAFLGDGEMDEPESKGAITIATREKLDNLVFIINCNLQRLDGPVTGNGKIINELEGIFGGAGWEVIKVIWGGRWDELLRKDTSGKLMQLMGETVDGDYQTFKSKDGAYVREHFFNKYPETAALVKDWSDDEIWALNRGGHDPKKIYAALKKAQDTKGKPIVILAHTIKGYGMGDTAEGKNIAHQVKKMNMDGVRYVRDRFNVPVADADIEKLPYVTFPEESEEMKYLRAQREKLNGYLPTRSTHFSEKLDLPTLEDFTALLEEQNKEISTTIAFVRALNVMLKNKSIKDRLVPIIADEARTFGMEGLFRQIGIYSPNGQQYTPQDREQVAYYKEDEKGQILQEGINELGAGASWLAAATSYSTNDLPMIPFYIYYSMFGFQRIGDLCWAAGDQQARGFLIGGTSGRTTLNGEGLQHEDGHSHIQSLTIPNCISYDPAYAYEVAIIMHDGLHRMYGEQQENVYYYITTLNENYHMPAMPEGAEEGIRKGIYKLETLEGSKGKVQLMGSGSILRHVREAAQILAKDYGVGSDVYSVTSFTELARDGQDCERWNMLHPLETPRVPYIAQVMNDAPAVASTDYMKLFAEQVRTYVPADDYRVLGTDGFGRSDSRENLRHHFEVDASYVVVAALGELAKRGEIDAKVVAEAIKKFDIDADKVNPRLA; from the coding sequence ATGTCAGAACGTTTACAGAATGACGTGGATCCGATCGAAACTCGCGACTGGCTACAGGCGATCGAATCGGTCATCCGTGAAGAAGGCGTTGAGCGCGCCCAGTTCCTGATTGACAACCTGCTGAACGAAGCCCGTAAAGGCGGCGTTAGCGTTGCCGCAGGCGCTGGGTCTACAGGTTATATCAACAGCATTAATGTTGATGATGAACCGGAATATCCGGGTAACCTGGACCTGGAACGTCGCATCCGTTCTGCGATTCGCTGGAACGCTATCATGACCGTGCTGCGTGCCTCCAAGAAAGATCTGGAGCTGGGTGGCCACATGGCATCCTATCAGTCCTCTGCCACCGTTTATGAAGTGTGCTTTAACCACTTCTTCCGCGCTCGCAATGAAAAAGACGGCGGCGACCTGGTTTACTTCCAGGGCCATATCTCCCCGGGCGTTTACGCGCGTGCTTTCCTGGAAGGTCGCCTGACCGAAGAACAGATGAACAACTTCCGTCAGGAAGTTCACGGTAACGGCCTGTCTTCCTACCCGCACCCGAAACTGATGCCGGAATTCTGGCAGTTCCCGACCGTCTCTATGGGTCTGGGTCCGATCGGCGCCATCTATCAGGCGAAATTCCTGAAGTACCTTGAGCACCGCGGCCTGAAAGACACCTCCGCTCAGACCGTTTACGCCTTCCTGGGCGACGGCGAGATGGACGAGCCGGAATCTAAGGGCGCAATCACCATCGCAACCCGTGAAAAGCTGGACAACCTGGTCTTCATCATCAACTGTAACCTGCAGCGTCTGGATGGACCGGTCACCGGTAACGGCAAGATCATCAACGAACTGGAAGGCATCTTCGGCGGCGCCGGTTGGGAAGTGATCAAGGTTATCTGGGGCGGACGCTGGGACGAGCTGCTGCGTAAAGATACCAGCGGTAAGTTGATGCAGCTGATGGGCGAAACCGTCGACGGTGACTATCAGACCTTTAAATCGAAAGATGGCGCTTACGTGCGTGAGCACTTCTTTAACAAGTATCCGGAAACCGCCGCACTGGTGAAAGACTGGTCCGACGATGAAATCTGGGCGCTGAACCGCGGCGGTCACGATCCGAAGAAAATCTATGCGGCACTGAAGAAAGCGCAGGACACCAAAGGCAAACCGATCGTCATCCTGGCCCACACCATCAAGGGCTACGGCATGGGCGACACCGCCGAAGGCAAGAACATCGCTCACCAGGTGAAGAAAATGAACATGGACGGCGTTCGCTATGTGCGCGACCGTTTCAATGTGCCGGTGGCCGATGCCGATATCGAAAAACTGCCGTACGTCACCTTCCCGGAAGAGTCCGAGGAGATGAAGTACCTGCGCGCCCAGCGTGAGAAGCTGAATGGCTACCTGCCGACCCGCAGCACCCACTTCAGCGAAAAACTGGATCTGCCGACTCTGGAAGATTTCACTGCGCTGCTGGAAGAGCAGAACAAAGAGATCTCCACCACTATCGCCTTTGTGCGTGCCCTGAACGTGATGCTGAAGAACAAGTCGATCAAAGACAGGCTGGTGCCGATCATCGCCGATGAAGCGCGTACTTTCGGTATGGAAGGTCTGTTCCGTCAGATTGGTATCTACAGCCCGAACGGCCAGCAGTACACTCCGCAGGACCGTGAGCAGGTGGCTTACTACAAAGAAGACGAGAAAGGTCAGATTCTGCAGGAAGGCATTAACGAGCTGGGTGCTGGCGCATCCTGGCTGGCGGCTGCCACCTCATACAGCACCAACGACCTGCCGATGATCCCGTTCTACATCTACTACTCGATGTTCGGGTTCCAGCGTATCGGCGATCTGTGCTGGGCAGCAGGCGATCAGCAGGCTCGCGGCTTCCTGATTGGCGGTACTTCCGGTCGTACTACGCTTAACGGCGAAGGTCTGCAGCACGAAGATGGCCACAGCCACATTCAGTCGCTGACCATCCCGAACTGTATCTCTTACGATCCGGCTTACGCCTACGAAGTGGCGATCATCATGCATGATGGTCTGCACCGCATGTATGGCGAACAGCAGGAGAACGTTTACTACTACATCACTACGCTGAACGAAAACTACCACATGCCGGCGATGCCGGAGGGTGCCGAAGAGGGTATCCGTAAGGGTATCTACAAGCTGGAAACCCTGGAAGGTAGCAAAGGTAAGGTTCAGCTGATGGGCTCTGGCTCCATCCTGCGTCACGTGCGTGAAGCCGCGCAGATTCTGGCCAAAGACTACGGCGTGGGTTCTGACGTGTATAGCGTCACCTCCTTCACTGAGCTTGCCCGCGACGGTCAGGACTGTGAGCGCTGGAACATGCTGCACCCGCTGGAAACCCCGCGCGTGCCGTATATCGCTCAGGTGATGAACGATGCTCCGGCAGTCGCTTCTACTGACTATATGAAACTGTTCGCCGAGCAGGTTCGTACCTACGTACCGGCCGATGACTATCGCGTGCTGGGTACCGACGGGTTCGGCCGCTCCGACAGCCGTGAGAACCTGCGTCACCACTTCGAGGTTGATGCCTCCTACGTGGTGGTAGCGGCTCTGGGCGAACTGGCTAAACGTGGTGAGATCGATGCGAAAGTGGTGGCTGAAGCCATCAAGAAATTCGACATCGATGCAGATAAAGTCAACCCGCGTCTGGCATAA
- the aceF gene encoding pyruvate dehydrogenase complex dihydrolipoyllysine-residue acetyltransferase — MAIEINVPDIGADEVEVTEILVKVGDKVEVEQSLITVEGDKASMEVPSPQAGVIKEIKVAVGDKVATGSLIMVFDSADGAAAAAPAQEEKKEAAAPAAASAAKEVMVPDIGDDEVEVTEVMVKPGDKVEAEQSLIVVEGDKASMEVPAPFAGVVKELKIAVGDKVKTGSLIMVFEVAGEGAAAPAPAAEAAPAAAPAASAAKEVNVPDIGGDEVEVTEVMVKPGDKVEAEQSLIVVEGDKASMEVPAPFAGVVKELKIAVGDKVKTGSLIMVFEVAGAAPAPAPAAAPAKQEAAPAAAPASKPAAAPAAAGKSEFAENDAYVHATPLIRRLAREFGVNLAKVKGTGRKGRILREDVQAYVKDAIKRAESAPAASGGGLPGMLPWPKVDFSKFGEIEEVELGRIQKISGANLSRNWVMIPHVTHFDKTDITDLEAFRKQQNAEAQKKKLDVKITPVVFIMKAVAAALEQMPRFNSSLSEDGQKLTLKKYINIGVAVDTPNGLVVPVFKDVNKKGIIELSHELMATSKKARDGKLTAGDMQGGCFTISSLGGLGTTHFAPIVNAPEVAILGVSRSSMEPVWNGQEFKPRLMMPISLSFDHRVIDGADGARFITIINNLLSDIRRLVM, encoded by the coding sequence ATGGCAATCGAAATCAACGTACCGGATATTGGCGCCGACGAGGTCGAGGTCACGGAGATCCTGGTGAAAGTGGGTGACAAAGTTGAAGTTGAACAGTCACTCATCACCGTAGAGGGCGACAAAGCCTCTATGGAAGTCCCCTCGCCGCAGGCGGGGGTGATCAAGGAGATCAAAGTGGCCGTGGGTGACAAAGTCGCCACTGGATCCCTGATTATGGTTTTCGATTCCGCCGATGGCGCAGCTGCTGCTGCGCCCGCGCAGGAAGAGAAGAAAGAAGCCGCAGCACCGGCCGCCGCCAGTGCTGCTAAAGAAGTCATGGTACCGGATATCGGCGACGACGAAGTCGAAGTCACCGAAGTCATGGTCAAGCCTGGCGATAAAGTTGAAGCAGAGCAGTCGCTGATCGTCGTAGAAGGCGATAAAGCCTCTATGGAAGTGCCGGCACCGTTCGCGGGCGTGGTGAAAGAGCTGAAGATAGCCGTGGGCGACAAGGTGAAAACCGGTTCGCTTATCATGGTCTTCGAAGTGGCGGGCGAGGGCGCTGCTGCGCCAGCACCGGCTGCTGAAGCCGCTCCGGCGGCCGCACCTGCCGCTTCTGCTGCCAAAGAGGTTAACGTACCGGATATCGGCGGTGATGAAGTCGAAGTGACCGAAGTGATGGTCAAGCCTGGCGATAAAGTTGAAGCCGAGCAGTCGCTGATTGTCGTAGAAGGCGATAAAGCCTCTATGGAAGTACCGGCACCGTTCGCGGGCGTGGTGAAAGAGCTGAAGATAGCCGTGGGCGACAAGGTGAAAACCGGTTCGCTTATCATGGTCTTCGAAGTCGCAGGCGCCGCACCGGCACCGGCACCGGCTGCAGCCCCTGCGAAGCAGGAAGCCGCGCCAGCCGCTGCTCCGGCATCTAAGCCTGCCGCAGCCCCTGCCGCTGCCGGTAAGTCCGAGTTCGCCGAGAACGACGCCTACGTACACGCCACTCCGCTGATCCGCCGCCTGGCGCGCGAATTCGGCGTGAACCTGGCGAAAGTGAAAGGCACTGGCCGTAAAGGACGTATCCTGCGTGAAGACGTTCAGGCTTACGTGAAAGACGCTATCAAGCGCGCTGAGTCTGCACCGGCAGCCAGCGGCGGCGGCCTGCCGGGCATGCTGCCGTGGCCGAAAGTGGACTTCAGCAAGTTTGGTGAAATCGAAGAAGTGGAGCTGGGCCGTATCCAGAAGATCTCTGGTGCTAACCTGAGCCGTAACTGGGTGATGATCCCGCACGTAACCCACTTCGACAAAACCGATATCACCGATCTGGAAGCTTTCCGTAAGCAGCAGAACGCCGAAGCTCAGAAGAAGAAACTGGACGTGAAGATCACGCCGGTCGTCTTCATCATGAAGGCCGTAGCTGCCGCGCTGGAGCAGATGCCGCGCTTTAACAGTTCGTTGTCTGAAGACGGTCAGAAGCTGACGCTGAAGAAATACATCAACATCGGCGTAGCGGTGGATACCCCGAATGGCCTGGTGGTTCCGGTATTCAAGGATGTTAACAAGAAAGGCATCATTGAACTGTCCCACGAACTGATGGCGACCTCTAAGAAGGCACGCGACGGCAAGCTGACGGCCGGCGATATGCAGGGCGGCTGCTTCACCATCTCGAGCCTTGGCGGTCTGGGGACCACCCACTTCGCGCCTATTGTTAATGCGCCGGAAGTGGCCATCCTTGGCGTTTCCCGCTCCTCTATGGAGCCGGTATGGAACGGTCAGGAGTTCAAACCGCGTCTGATGATGCCTATCTCGCTCTCTTTCGATCACCGGGTGATTGATGGCGCAGACGGGGCGCGTTTCATCACTATCATCAATAACCTGCTGTCTGACATTCGCCGTCTGGTGATGTAA
- the lpdA gene encoding dihydrolipoyl dehydrogenase yields the protein MSTEIKTQVVVLGAGPAGYSAAFRCADLGLETVLVERYNTLGGVCLNVGCIPSKALLHVAKVIEEAKALADHGIVFGEPKTDINKIRTWKEKVITQLTGGLAGMAKGRKVKVVNGLGQFTGANTLEVDGEGGKTVINFDNAIIAAGSRPIELPFIPHDDPRVWDSTDALELKEVPERLLIMGGGIIGLEMGTVYHALGSQIDVVEMFDQVIPAADKDVVKVFTKRISKQFNLMLETKVTAVEAKKDGIYVTMEGKKAPAEPQRYDAVLVAIGRTPNGKLIDAGKAGVEVDDRGFIRVDKQMRTNVPHIYAIGDIVGQPMLAHKGVHEGHVAAEVISGKKHYFDPKVIPSIAYTEPEVAWVGLTEKEAKEKGISYETATFPWAASGRAIASDCADGMTKLIFDKESHRVIGGAIVGTNGGELLGEIGLAIEMGCDAEDIALTIHAHPTLHESVGLASEIFEGSITDLPNPKAKKK from the coding sequence ATGAGTACTGAAATCAAAACTCAGGTCGTGGTACTTGGGGCAGGCCCGGCAGGTTATTCCGCCGCCTTTCGTTGCGCTGACTTAGGGCTGGAAACTGTACTGGTAGAACGCTACAACACCCTGGGCGGGGTGTGTCTGAACGTTGGCTGTATCCCTTCTAAAGCGCTGCTGCATGTAGCGAAAGTGATCGAAGAAGCGAAAGCGCTGGCCGACCACGGCATCGTTTTCGGCGAACCGAAGACCGACATCAACAAAATCCGTACCTGGAAAGAGAAGGTCATCACCCAGCTGACCGGCGGCCTGGCAGGCATGGCTAAAGGTCGTAAAGTGAAGGTGGTTAACGGCCTGGGCCAGTTCACCGGCGCCAACACCCTGGAAGTCGATGGCGAAGGCGGCAAGACCGTGATTAACTTCGACAACGCCATTATCGCCGCGGGCTCCCGCCCGATCGAACTGCCGTTTATCCCGCATGATGACCCGCGCGTATGGGACTCCACCGATGCGCTGGAGCTGAAAGAAGTGCCTGAGCGCCTGCTGATCATGGGCGGCGGTATCATCGGCCTGGAAATGGGCACCGTCTACCACGCGCTGGGCTCTCAGATTGACGTGGTTGAGATGTTCGACCAGGTGATTCCGGCTGCCGATAAAGACGTGGTGAAAGTGTTCACCAAGCGTATCAGCAAGCAGTTCAACCTGATGCTGGAAACCAAAGTGACCGCCGTTGAAGCGAAGAAAGACGGTATCTACGTCACGATGGAAGGTAAAAAAGCACCTGCTGAGCCGCAGCGTTACGACGCCGTACTGGTCGCTATCGGCCGTACCCCGAACGGTAAGCTGATTGATGCCGGTAAAGCAGGCGTGGAAGTGGACGATCGCGGCTTTATCCGCGTCGACAAGCAGATGCGTACCAATGTGCCGCACATCTACGCTATCGGCGATATCGTCGGTCAGCCGATGCTGGCGCACAAAGGGGTGCATGAAGGCCACGTGGCTGCGGAAGTTATCTCCGGCAAGAAACACTACTTCGACCCGAAAGTGATTCCGTCCATCGCTTACACCGAGCCGGAAGTGGCATGGGTGGGTCTGACCGAGAAAGAAGCCAAAGAGAAAGGCATCAGCTATGAGACCGCCACCTTCCCGTGGGCGGCATCTGGCCGTGCTATCGCTTCTGACTGTGCAGACGGTATGACCAAGCTTATCTTCGATAAAGAGAGCCATCGCGTGATCGGCGGCGCCATTGTGGGCACCAACGGCGGCGAACTGCTGGGCGAAATCGGCCTGGCTATCGAGATGGGCTGCGATGCGGAAGATATCGCGCTGACCATCCACGCGCACCCGACGCTGCATGAATCCGTGGGTCTGGCCTCCGAAATCTTCGAAGGCAGCATCACCGACCTGCCGAACCCGAAAGCGAAGAAGAAGTAG
- a CDS encoding aldehyde dehydrogenase → MWTLSEWKKRAAQQRFICQAQIEGKACDAKSGQTFAVINPATDQILAQVAECGDDEVERAVRAARRAYQRGIWARQSPTARKAVLLRLSELIMQHRDELALLDSLSMGKPVVEAWQLDIPGTAHFFSWYAESLDKIYGQVAPTAADAVATVTRSPLGVVAAIVPWNFPLEMAAWKVAPALAAGNSVLLKPAEQSPFSALRLAELALEAGIPEGVFNVLPGTGAVTGQALGRHPDIDCLVFTGSTRTGKRLMEYAGQSNLKQVWLECGGKSPNLIFADCHDLGLAAENAARAIFYNQGEVCSANSRLLVERPVYEAVVERLIALAAEWTPGDPLDPNSRAGAMVDARQTAKVMDSIAEARRQGARLVCGGERLTINGVTNYIQPTIFTDVAPDSLLAREEIFGPVLAVQPFDSEQQAIAMANDSHYGLAASVWSGSLNRAHRVAQALEVGTVSVNTVDALDICVPFGGGKQSGFGRDLSLHSFDKYTQLKTTWIQLHQSAAPGGDYEAG, encoded by the coding sequence ATGTGGACGTTGAGTGAGTGGAAGAAACGCGCAGCACAGCAGCGTTTCATCTGTCAGGCACAGATAGAGGGTAAAGCCTGCGACGCGAAGTCGGGACAGACTTTCGCGGTGATCAACCCGGCCACGGATCAGATTCTGGCGCAGGTCGCCGAGTGCGGTGACGATGAAGTGGAACGGGCGGTGCGTGCGGCTCGCCGCGCATATCAGCGCGGCATCTGGGCCAGGCAGTCGCCGACGGCGCGTAAAGCGGTGCTGTTGCGCCTTAGCGAGCTGATTATGCAGCATCGTGATGAACTGGCGCTGCTGGATTCGCTCAGCATGGGCAAACCGGTGGTGGAAGCCTGGCAGCTCGATATTCCCGGCACCGCCCACTTCTTTAGCTGGTATGCCGAAAGTCTGGATAAAATCTACGGTCAGGTAGCGCCCACCGCGGCGGATGCCGTCGCCACGGTCACCCGCAGTCCGCTTGGCGTGGTGGCGGCCATTGTGCCCTGGAACTTCCCGCTGGAGATGGCCGCGTGGAAGGTGGCGCCTGCGCTGGCGGCAGGGAACAGCGTGTTGCTTAAGCCTGCGGAGCAGTCGCCGTTTTCGGCCCTGCGTCTGGCGGAACTGGCGCTGGAGGCTGGAATACCTGAAGGGGTCTTTAACGTGCTGCCTGGTACCGGCGCGGTCACCGGTCAGGCGCTGGGGCGGCATCCGGATATCGACTGTCTGGTATTTACCGGCTCGACCCGGACCGGTAAACGGCTGATGGAATATGCCGGGCAGTCCAACCTTAAGCAGGTATGGCTGGAGTGCGGCGGTAAGAGCCCCAATCTTATTTTCGCCGACTGCCACGACCTGGGTCTGGCGGCGGAAAATGCCGCCCGCGCCATCTTCTATAACCAGGGGGAAGTCTGTTCGGCCAACTCGCGGCTGCTGGTTGAGCGCCCGGTTTACGAGGCCGTTGTCGAACGTCTGATCGCTCTGGCCGCCGAATGGACGCCCGGCGATCCGCTGGACCCGAACAGCCGCGCCGGTGCCATGGTGGATGCCCGCCAGACGGCGAAAGTGATGGATTCTATCGCAGAGGCCCGGCGTCAGGGGGCACGCCTGGTCTGCGGTGGCGAGCGTCTTACCATTAACGGCGTGACGAATTATATCCAGCCGACGATTTTTACCGATGTCGCGCCAGATTCATTACTGGCCCGCGAAGAGATCTTCGGCCCGGTGCTGGCCGTACAGCCCTTCGATAGCGAACAGCAGGCGATTGCCATGGCCAATGACTCCCACTACGGCCTGGCGGCGTCGGTGTGGAGCGGCTCTTTGAACCGCGCCCATCGGGTGGCTCAGGCGCTGGAGGTTGGTACGGTGTCGGTCAACACCGTCGATGCGCTTGATATCTGCGTACCCTTTGGCGGCGGTAAACAGTCGGGCTTCGGGCGCGATCTGTCGCTGCACTCTTTCGATAAATACACTCAGCTAAAAACCACCTGGATTCAGTTGCACCAGTCTGCTGCGCCGGGAGGTGATTATGAAGCGGGATAA
- a CDS encoding APC family permease, producing the protein MKRDNASKLGFFSLLSVSVGLVVSQGVMVMMLHGVGMAGLSFVLPLALAWLLALTYACSFSELALMIPRAGSLCSYTEVALGHFPAIVATFSGYIVVAMFALSAELLLLNLVISSLFPALVLPPMALAMGILVLFTLLNLLNIDIFARLQSALAVVMIVTLVLLGVCAIGSDQATPVSALMTQQSAAPMGWGVIVLVAAAIWGFVGAEFVCPLVEQTRQPQRNIPRSMMVGLTVIFLTVLLYGLGALMVLPREQLVNNNLPHYLFAIHVFGHTGKVLLLAAAVTATCSTLNSSLATISRMLSGMAENGQAFTCFKAHSARTGAPWVAVLFVALITGLPMLLMNGDAVEILLLAAALCWLLAYIVAHVNVMVLRRRYPDLKRPFRTPLYPLPQLLGIAGMLYAMWNASPSPEMTAEIFGYAGGVLALVAVIAALWIVFVMRKPLFTPEPLEQALHPSRTEVANAARPVLNRAETENNA; encoded by the coding sequence ATGAAGCGGGATAACGCCAGTAAGCTGGGTTTTTTCTCTCTGTTGTCGGTGTCCGTAGGGCTGGTGGTTTCCCAGGGCGTGATGGTGATGATGCTGCACGGCGTGGGCATGGCGGGCCTCAGCTTTGTGCTGCCGCTGGCACTCGCCTGGCTACTGGCGCTGACCTACGCCTGTTCGTTTTCGGAACTGGCGCTGATGATCCCCCGGGCCGGTAGTCTGTGCAGTTATACCGAGGTGGCGCTGGGCCACTTCCCGGCGATTGTCGCCACTTTCTCCGGCTATATCGTGGTGGCGATGTTCGCGCTTTCCGCCGAGCTGCTGCTGCTCAATCTGGTGATTAGCAGTCTGTTCCCGGCGCTGGTGTTGCCGCCGATGGCGCTGGCCATGGGAATTCTGGTGCTGTTTACCCTGTTGAATCTGCTTAATATCGATATCTTCGCCCGTCTGCAGTCGGCGCTGGCGGTAGTGATGATTGTCACCCTGGTGCTGCTTGGGGTGTGCGCGATTGGCAGCGATCAGGCCACGCCCGTTAGCGCGCTGATGACGCAGCAGAGCGCCGCGCCTATGGGATGGGGCGTCATTGTGCTGGTGGCCGCGGCTATTTGGGGTTTTGTCGGCGCCGAATTTGTCTGCCCGCTGGTAGAGCAGACCCGGCAACCGCAGCGCAATATTCCCCGCTCGATGATGGTTGGTCTGACAGTGATCTTCCTGACTGTGCTGCTGTACGGTCTGGGTGCCCTGATGGTGCTGCCGCGGGAACAACTGGTGAATAACAACCTGCCTCACTATCTGTTCGCTATCCACGTATTCGGCCATACCGGCAAGGTGCTGCTGCTGGCGGCAGCGGTGACGGCCACCTGTAGCACCCTCAACTCTTCGCTGGCGACCATCTCGCGCATGCTGAGCGGTATGGCGGAAAACGGCCAGGCCTTTACCTGCTTTAAAGCGCACAGCGCTCGCACCGGCGCCCCCTGGGTCGCGGTGCTGTTTGTGGCGCTGATTACCGGCCTGCCGATGCTGCTGATGAACGGCGATGCGGTGGAGATTCTGCTGCTGGCCGCCGCGCTGTGCTGGCTGCTGGCCTATATCGTCGCCCACGTGAATGTCATGGTGCTGCGCCGCCGCTATCCCGACCTGAAGCGTCCGTTTCGCACGCCGCTCTATCCGCTGCCGCAACTGCTTGGCATCGCCGGCATGCTGTACGCCATGTGGAATGCATCGCCTTCACCGGAGATGACCGCTGAAATCTTCGGCTATGCCGGTGGCGTACTGGCGCTGGTGGCCGTTATCGCCGCGCTGTGGATTGTGTTTGTAATGCGTAAACCGCTGTTCACGCCCGAGCCGCTGGAGCAGGCACTGCATCCGTCCCGTACGGAAGTCGCCAACGCCGCCAGGCCGGTACTGAACCGGGCGGAAACCGAGAACAATGCCTGA